Proteins encoded in a region of the Vicia villosa cultivar HV-30 ecotype Madison, WI linkage group LG5, Vvil1.0, whole genome shotgun sequence genome:
- the LOC131606797 gene encoding protein STRICTOSIDINE SYNTHASE-LIKE 3-like has protein sequence MTITQIFTVIFLLFALYCGLDPFNHSPIANFPNFEAKKVHMPAWSQLPNDIDQHNLLQNSTIRFLNQIQGPESIVFDNLGRGPYTGLADGRILFWNEDNWVDFAYTSPNRSLCNPLPTEAATPFSYVKTEHICGRPLGLRFHKKTGELYIADAYLGLMKVGPEGGLATSLTTEAEGVPLRFTNDVDVDIEGNVYFTESSEIYQRRNFMQLVFSGDDSGKVLKYNPTTKETTVLVRNVQFPNGISLSKDGSFFVFCEGTIGRLRKYWLKGEKAGTSEIFAVLPGAPDNVRVNEDGDFWVAIHCRRSMYAYFTALYPRIRKVILKLPIPTKFQYLFQIGGKLHGVIVKYSPEGKLVQVLEDSEGKVVRAVSEVEEKDGQLWIGSVLMPFIAVYKL, from the exons ATGACAATTACACAAATCTTCACCGTTATCTTTCTCTTATTTGCTCTATACTGCGGTTTGGATCCATTCAACCACAGTCCCATTGCAAATTTCCCTAACTTTGAGGCCAAAAAGGTTCACATGCCAGCATGGTCTCAACTTCCTAATGATATAGACCAACACAATTTGCTGCAAAACTCTACTATTAGGTTTTTGAACCAGATACAAGGACCTGAGAGCATTGTTTTTGATAATCTTGGTCGTGGACCTTACACCGGTCTCGCTGATGGTAGAATCTTGTTCTGGAATGAGGATAATTGGGTTGATTTTGCTTACACTTCGCCCAATAG GTCATTATGTAATCCTCTTCCTACAGAAGCTGCAACACCATTTAGTTATGTGAAGACTGAACATATCTGTGGAAGGCCTTTAGGTCTCAGATTTCACAAGAAAACAGGTGAATTGTATATTGCAGATGCATATCTAGGACTCATGAAGGTTGGGCCCGAGGGCGGCTTAGCAACGTCTCTTACCACTGAAGCTGAAGGGGTGCCTCTAAGATTTACTAATGATGTTGATGTGGATATTGAAGGAAATGTTTATTTTACAGAAAGCAGTGAAATTTATCAGAGGAG GAATTTCATGCAGCTGGTATTTTCCGGAGATGATAGTGGCAAAGTTTTGAAATACAACCCTACAACAAAGGAAACCACTGTTCTTGTGAGAAACGTTCAATTCCCAAACGGCATTTCCTTAAGTAAAGATGGTTCCTTCTTTGTTTTTTGTGAAGGGACTATTGGCAG GTTACGTAAATATTGGCTAAAAGGAGAAAAGGCTGGAACTTCAGAGATCTTCGCGGTCCTACCTGGAGCTCCTGACAATGTGAGGGTGAATGAAGATGGTGATTTTTGGGTGGCAATTCACTGTAGAAGATCTATGTATGCATACTTCACTGCTTTGTATCCAAGGATAAGGAAAGTTATACTCAAGCTTCCTATACCAACAAAGTTTCAGTACCTATTTCAAATCGGAGGAAAACTACATGGTGTGATTGTGAAGTATAGTCCAGAAGGTAAATTGGTGCAGGTATTGGAGGACAGTGAGGGAAAAGTTGTTAGAGCTGTGAGTGAAGTTGAGGAGAAAGATGGTCAACTTTGGATTGGAAGTGTTCTTATGCCTTTTATTGCGGTTTATAAATTGTAA